From the genome of Sulfitobacter sp. DSM 110093, one region includes:
- the moeB gene encoding molybdopterin-synthase adenylyltransferase MoeB, with the protein MLAVLIIASALWFGGGVLGIPRGLRAGLIAVMYVALVALHLVFPADHPLRLSTGGSAAPWLLLGGFAVLVVLYRQGLNTLRARANPEPETPATDSFSDSELNRYARHIVLREVGGAGQKALKNAKVLVVGAGGLGAPALQYLAAAGVGTIGVIDDDEVENANLQRQVIHKDAAIGTPKVFSAQAEMTAQNPHITVRPYHRRLTDEIAAELVADYDLVLDGTDNFDTRYRVNAACVAAGVPLISGALSQWEGQLSVFDPARGAPCYRCIFPKAPAAHLAPSCAEAGVIGPLPGVIGTMMALEAVKLIAGAGSVLRGQMMIYDGLYSENRQIAITRREGCETCGG; encoded by the coding sequence ATGTTGGCGGTTCTGATTATTGCCTCGGCCCTTTGGTTCGGTGGCGGCGTGCTGGGCATTCCGCGCGGGCTGCGTGCGGGGCTGATCGCAGTGATGTATGTGGCCTTGGTGGCGCTGCATCTGGTTTTCCCGGCAGATCACCCGTTGCGGCTGTCCACGGGCGGCAGCGCCGCACCTTGGCTGCTGCTGGGGGGCTTTGCGGTCTTGGTGGTTCTTTATCGGCAGGGGCTGAACACCCTACGCGCCCGTGCCAATCCGGAGCCTGAGACCCCAGCCACGGATAGTTTTTCCGACAGTGAACTCAACCGCTATGCGCGTCATATCGTATTGCGTGAGGTTGGCGGTGCCGGGCAGAAGGCATTGAAGAATGCGAAGGTGCTGGTTGTCGGGGCAGGCGGGCTTGGTGCGCCTGCGCTGCAATATCTTGCAGCGGCGGGTGTGGGCACCATCGGGGTGATCGACGATGACGAAGTGGAAAACGCCAACCTGCAACGGCAGGTAATCCACAAGGACGCTGCCATCGGCACGCCCAAGGTGTTCTCGGCCCAAGCAGAGATGACCGCCCAAAACCCGCATATCACCGTGCGCCCTTATCATCGTCGCCTGACTGACGAGATCGCCGCCGAACTGGTGGCCGACTATGACCTAGTGCTCGACGGCACCGACAATTTCGACACCCGCTACCGCGTCAACGCCGCTTGCGTCGCGGCAGGTGTGCCGTTGATATCAGGCGCGCTGAGCCAATGGGAAGGGCAGCTTAGCGTCTTTGATCCCGCGCGCGGCGCGCCTTGTTATCGTTGTATCTTCCCCAAGGCCCCTGCCGCCCATCTGGCCCCCTCCTGTGCCGAGGCCGGGGTAATTGGCCCGCTGCCGGGTGTGATCGGCACGATGATGGCACTAGAGGCGGTTAAATTGATTGCCGGTGCGGGTAGCGTGCTGCGCGGGCAGATGATGATCTATGACGGGCTGTACAGTGAGAACCGTCAGATTGCCATTACCCGGCGCGAGGGCTGCGAAACCTGCGGCGGGTGA
- the dut gene encoding dUTP diphosphatase, which produces MTTIKLRWAEDADQNLPLPSYESAGAAGADLRANLPGGAVTLAPGARALVSTGLHMAIPQGFEVQVRPRSGLALKHGITLINSPGTIDSDYRGVVGVILGNTGTEAFTVEHGARVAQMVVAPVVQAGFDLVDNLNATSRGAGGFGSTGVA; this is translated from the coding sequence ATGACCACGATCAAACTTCGCTGGGCCGAAGACGCAGACCAAAACTTGCCGCTGCCCAGCTATGAAAGCGCCGGCGCTGCCGGGGCGGATCTACGCGCGAACCTGCCCGGCGGCGCAGTTACGTTGGCCCCCGGCGCGCGTGCGTTGGTTTCAACCGGTTTGCATATGGCAATCCCGCAGGGCTTTGAGGTGCAGGTCCGGCCCCGCTCTGGGCTGGCGCTGAAACATGGGATCACGCTGATCAACAGCCCCGGCACCATCGACAGTGATTATCGCGGTGTGGTTGGGGTGATCCTTGGCAACACGGGGACTGAGGCATTCACGGTGGAACATGGGGCGCGTGTGGCGCAGATGGTGGTCGCGCCGGTGGTGCAAGCGGGGTTCGATTTGGTTGATAACCTCAATGCAACATCCCGTGGTGCGGGCGGTTTCGGCTCCACCGGGGTGGCCTGA
- the coaBC gene encoding bifunctional phosphopantothenoylcysteine decarboxylase/phosphopantothenate--cysteine ligase CoaBC, which translates to MLSGKHILLIIGGGIAAYKTLDLIRRLRERGAKVTPVLTRAGEEFVTPLSVSALTGVKVFRDLFDLGDEAEMGHIQLSRAADLLVVAPATADLMAKMAQGSANDLASTLLLATDTPVLLAPAMNVRMWQHPATQRNIATLRGDGIAMVGPNDGDMACGEFGPGRMAEPLEIVSAVEAHLADGPLKGKRIVVTSGPTHEPIDPVRYIANRSSGAQGTAIARALAAMGAEVVFVTGPAEVPPPEGVEVVAIQTAQEMMEAVEAALPADAGVFAAAVADWHVEGASDRKLKKSKDGLPTLSFAENPDILKTISQRTEGRPALVVGFAAETNDVLAHATAKRARKGCDWIVANDVSPGTGIMGGTENAVTLITDDGAEDWPRMGKDAVAARLAQRIAAALA; encoded by the coding sequence ATGCTGTCGGGCAAACATATTCTGCTGATCATCGGGGGCGGCATCGCCGCCTATAAAACACTCGATCTGATCCGCCGCCTGCGGGAGCGTGGGGCGAAAGTGACCCCGGTGCTGACCCGCGCAGGCGAAGAGTTTGTGACTCCGCTGTCGGTTTCCGCGCTGACTGGCGTGAAGGTGTTTCGCGATCTTTTTGACCTCGGGGATGAGGCCGAAATGGGCCATATCCAACTTAGCCGCGCTGCTGATCTGTTGGTCGTGGCCCCGGCCACCGCCGATCTGATGGCTAAGATGGCGCAGGGGTCAGCGAATGATCTGGCGTCTACGCTACTCCTCGCCACTGACACGCCCGTTCTGCTTGCGCCCGCGATGAACGTGCGCATGTGGCAGCACCCGGCGACGCAGCGCAACATTGCTACCTTGCGGGGCGATGGCATTGCGATGGTCGGCCCGAATGATGGCGATATGGCCTGCGGTGAATTTGGCCCGGGGCGGATGGCCGAACCGCTTGAGATTGTCAGCGCCGTTGAGGCGCATCTGGCGGACGGGCCGCTGAAGGGCAAGCGCATCGTCGTCACGTCGGGCCCCACGCATGAGCCGATTGATCCAGTGCGCTATATCGCCAACCGTTCTTCCGGCGCGCAGGGCACGGCGATCGCAAGGGCGCTGGCGGCAATGGGGGCCGAGGTGGTGTTTGTCACCGGACCGGCAGAGGTGCCTCCGCCCGAAGGCGTCGAAGTGGTGGCAATCCAAACGGCACAAGAGATGATGGAAGCGGTCGAGGCTGCCTTGCCTGCCGATGCCGGTGTTTTTGCAGCAGCGGTGGCTGATTGGCACGTTGAAGGGGCAAGCGACCGCAAGCTCAAGAAATCCAAGGACGGGTTGCCGACGTTGTCCTTCGCTGAAAACCCCGACATCCTAAAAACCATAAGCCAACGCACCGAAGGTCGTCCGGCGCTCGTGGTCGGCTTCGCCGCCGAGACCAATGACGTGCTGGCCCATGCCACCGCCAAACGCGCGCGCAAAGGTTGCGATTGGATCGTGGCCAATGATGTTTCTCCCGGCACCGGGATCATGGGCGGGACTGAGAATGCCGTGACGCTTATCACCGATGACGGTGCCGAGGATTGGCCGCGTATGGGGAAAGATGCGGTGGCCGCGCGGTTGGCCCAACGTATCGCAGCCGCGCTGGCCTGA
- a CDS encoding RNA polymerase factor sigma-32, which translates to MSLQTAREFSLTRTAMKAELLDADTELRLAYAWRDQRDEAALHRLITAYMRLAISMAGKFKRYGAPMNDLIQEAGLGLMKAADKFDPDRGVRFSTYAVWWIKASIQDHVMRNWSMVRTGSTSSQKSLFFNMRRVQARLEREASAVGETLDKHQLRQMISTEIGVPLHDVEMMEGRLSGSDYSLNATQSAEDEGREWIEALADESAQAAERVEEEHDTAQLRNWLLTAMQGLSEREQFIVRERKLRDPSRTLESLGDELSLSKERVRQLEAAAFGKMRKSLEMQSREVFAFLA; encoded by the coding sequence ATGTCATTGCAAACCGCACGCGAATTCTCACTTACCCGCACCGCTATGAAAGCCGAGCTGCTCGATGCCGATACAGAGCTTCGATTGGCCTATGCGTGGCGTGACCAGCGGGACGAGGCCGCGCTGCACCGTTTGATCACCGCCTACATGCGCCTTGCCATTTCCATGGCCGGCAAATTCAAGCGCTACGGTGCCCCGATGAACGACCTGATCCAAGAGGCGGGTCTGGGCCTGATGAAGGCCGCCGACAAATTCGACCCCGACCGTGGCGTGCGTTTCTCGACCTATGCGGTTTGGTGGATCAAGGCGAGCATTCAAGATCATGTGATGCGCAATTGGTCGATGGTGCGGACCGGCTCGACCTCCTCGCAAAAGTCGCTGTTTTTCAACATGCGCCGGGTGCAAGCCCGTCTTGAGCGTGAGGCTTCTGCTGTGGGTGAGACGCTGGACAAGCACCAACTGCGCCAGATGATCTCAACCGAAATTGGTGTGCCGCTGCACGATGTCGAAATGATGGAAGGCCGTCTGTCGGGTTCTGATTATTCGCTGAATGCGACCCAATCTGCCGAAGACGAAGGCCGTGAGTGGATCGAAGCGCTGGCCGATGAAAGCGCTCAGGCCGCTGAGCGGGTTGAGGAAGAGCACGACACAGCCCAATTGCGGAACTGGTTGCTGACGGCGATGCAGGGGCTTTCGGAGCGTGAGCAGTTTATCGTCCGCGAACGTAAACTGCGTGATCCTTCGCGCACCTTGGAGAGCCTCGGTGATGAGCTGAGCCTCAGCAAAGAGCGGGTGCGTCAGTTGGAAGCCGCCGCCTTTGGCAAAATGCGCAAGTCGCTAGAAATGCAATCGCGTGAGGTCTTTGCTTTCTTGGCCTGA
- the cobU gene encoding bifunctional adenosylcobinamide kinase/adenosylcobinamide-phosphate guanylyltransferase: MLPRNTFALGGAASGKSEWAEALVNSCGLPKTYLATGRIWDDEVQERVNKHQSRRDAGWRTVECPLDLAEPLAKLPAGEIVLIDCATMWLSNHLMEGGDLDAAQATLLAALRDCAAHWVIVSNEVGQGIVPDNAMARQFREAQGRLNIALAAEAETVVQVVVGLPQLLKGEMP; encoded by the coding sequence ATGTTGCCAAGAAATACCTTTGCCCTAGGCGGCGCGGCTTCGGGGAAGTCAGAATGGGCAGAAGCGCTTGTAAATTCATGTGGCTTGCCAAAGACTTACCTCGCCACCGGGCGCATCTGGGATGACGAAGTTCAAGAACGTGTGAACAAGCATCAATCAAGACGAGATGCAGGGTGGCGCACTGTCGAATGCCCGCTTGATCTGGCGGAACCCTTGGCGAAACTGCCTGCTGGCGAAATCGTGCTGATTGACTGTGCAACCATGTGGCTTAGCAATCATTTGATGGAAGGCGGCGATTTGGATGCGGCGCAGGCGACGCTTTTGGCGGCCTTGCGCGACTGTGCGGCGCATTGGGTCATCGTCTCTAACGAGGTAGGTCAGGGGATCGTGCCCGATAACGCCATGGCCCGCCAATTCCGCGAGGCACAGGGCCGGTTGAACATCGCATTGGCCGCAGAGGCAGAGACGGTCGTTCAGGTCGTTGTCGGCTTGCCACAGCTGTTGAAAGGCGAAATGCCATGA
- a CDS encoding histidine phosphatase family protein, whose amino-acid sequence MTTWHWVRHGPTHEKNFVGWRDVPADLSDAPRLARLNLHLPDDALLLSSDLIRAAHTADALEQPARRRLPHEPDLRELHFGAWDGMHFSEVSARDPDLSRAYWETPGDVVAPEGESWNQTKARVDRVVARINTAYPQAHVIAVAHFGVILTQVQQAQGGGPLEAMAHKIDNLSVTHLVHESGNWQIKAVNHTP is encoded by the coding sequence ATGACCACTTGGCACTGGGTGCGTCACGGACCAACACATGAGAAAAACTTCGTCGGCTGGCGCGATGTGCCCGCTGACCTGTCCGATGCGCCGCGACTGGCGCGGCTGAATTTGCATTTACCTGATGACGCGCTCCTGCTGTCCTCTGATCTGATCCGCGCCGCCCATACTGCGGATGCCTTAGAACAGCCCGCGCGCCGCCGCCTGCCCCATGAACCTGATCTACGCGAATTGCATTTCGGTGCATGGGACGGGATGCATTTTTCCGAAGTTTCCGCCCGCGACCCCGACCTCAGCCGTGCCTATTGGGAAACGCCCGGCGATGTCGTCGCGCCGGAGGGTGAAAGCTGGAACCAGACCAAAGCCCGCGTCGATCGGGTGGTCGCAAGGATCAACACCGCATACCCGCAAGCGCATGTGATTGCCGTGGCGCATTTTGGCGTGATCCTGACGCAAGTTCAGCAAGCTCAGGGCGGCGGCCCTCTTGAGGCGATGGCCCATAAAATCGACAATCTCTCCGTCACGCATTTGGTGCATGAAAGCGGCAATTGGCAGATCAAAGCGGTCAATCACACGCCATAG
- a CDS encoding glutathione S-transferase, which yields MTYDLYIGDRTFSSWSLRGWLMLEKFNLPYRTHLAGLYSGTMVDDLAALAPARLVPVLRLPDGTVVGESLAMAETLAERHPEAGLWPADPAARATARWLCAAMASGFGALRGACPMQLEHVWEAFAPDANTRQDLERIEDLWRHARSQPQSGGPWLFGDYSLADVFYAPVAARIIGYDLPVSAEARTYCETTINDPAFKAWRAAGLETKYDPFPYELGLPKRNWPVS from the coding sequence ATGACATATGATCTTTATATCGGCGATCGCACCTTCTCTAGCTGGTCCCTCCGGGGCTGGCTGATGCTTGAAAAATTCAATCTGCCGTACCGCACGCATCTTGCGGGCCTCTACAGCGGGACCATGGTGGATGATCTCGCCGCCCTTGCGCCCGCGCGACTGGTACCGGTGCTTCGTCTGCCTGATGGCACGGTGGTGGGTGAAAGTTTGGCCATGGCAGAAACACTGGCCGAACGTCATCCCGAAGCCGGGCTTTGGCCCGCCGATCCTGCCGCACGCGCGACTGCACGCTGGCTATGTGCCGCCATGGCCTCAGGCTTTGGCGCGCTGCGCGGAGCCTGCCCGATGCAGTTGGAACATGTGTGGGAGGCCTTCGCCCCAGATGCCAACACCCGGCAAGACCTAGAGCGTATCGAAGACCTCTGGCGCCACGCCCGCAGCCAGCCCCAGAGTGGTGGGCCATGGCTTTTCGGTGACTATTCGTTGGCCGATGTATTCTATGCGCCGGTCGCCGCGCGGATCATCGGTTATGACCTGCCCGTCTCGGCTGAGGCACGAACGTATTGCGAGACTACGATCAACGATCCAGCCTTTAAGGCATGGCGCGCCGCCGGGTTGGAAACCAAATATGACCCGTTCCCCTATGAGCTTGGTCTGCCCAAACGGAACTGGCCGGTCTCCTGA
- a CDS encoding YifB family Mg chelatase-like AAA ATPase translates to MVSRAYTVAFQGVEARLVEVQCAMTAGLPGFSIVGLADKAVSEARDRVRTALGAMAIALPSKRITVNLSPADLPKEGSHFDLPIAMALLSALDILPDDITQNIVALGELSLDGTLMPVVGALPAAMAAATHDRSLLCPAGSGAEAAWVGKTQVIAAANLGDVVRHYTGQVPITPAEPGEVPLIAAGRDLREVKGQERAKRALEIAAAGRHHLMLVGTPGSGKSMLAARLPSILPPLTASEALETSMIHSLAGLLDEGGISRSRPFREPHHTASMAAIIGGGRHARPGEVSLAHNGVLFMDEFPEFTRTVLETLRQPIETGEVMIARANAHVKYPCRFMLVAAANPCKCGYLPDPARACARVPACGEDYMGRISGPLMDRFDLRVDVPPVSYTDLNLPPSSEGSAEVATRVAAARARQLTRYSGQGGMSANADVSGDMLEAIVSPDTEARELLIRAAERFRLSARGYHRVLRVARTIADLEGVAEVRRPHMAEAISFRLPDPAAGR, encoded by the coding sequence ATGGTATCGCGGGCCTATACGGTCGCATTTCAGGGGGTAGAAGCGCGACTTGTCGAAGTGCAATGTGCGATGACAGCAGGCTTGCCCGGCTTTTCCATCGTGGGGCTGGCCGACAAGGCGGTGTCAGAGGCGCGCGACCGCGTGCGCACGGCCCTTGGCGCCATGGCAATCGCGCTGCCGTCAAAGCGCATCACCGTCAATCTCTCCCCCGCTGACCTGCCCAAAGAAGGTAGCCATTTCGACCTGCCCATCGCAATGGCGCTTCTTTCGGCGCTTGATATCCTGCCTGATGACATCACCCAAAACATCGTGGCCTTGGGAGAACTCTCGCTCGACGGGACGCTGATGCCCGTTGTCGGCGCCCTACCCGCCGCAATGGCCGCCGCCACCCATGACCGCAGCCTGCTTTGCCCCGCAGGGTCAGGGGCAGAGGCCGCATGGGTGGGCAAAACGCAGGTCATCGCCGCCGCTAATCTAGGTGATGTGGTTCGCCATTACACCGGGCAGGTGCCGATCACCCCGGCAGAACCGGGCGAGGTTCCCCTGATCGCGGCGGGCCGCGACCTGCGCGAAGTCAAAGGTCAAGAGCGCGCCAAACGTGCGCTGGAAATCGCGGCCGCAGGGCGACACCACCTTATGCTGGTTGGCACACCGGGATCGGGCAAGTCCATGCTGGCGGCGCGACTGCCCAGCATCCTGCCCCCACTCACCGCGTCCGAGGCGCTTGAGACTTCGATGATCCACTCGCTTGCTGGGCTGCTGGACGAAGGCGGCATATCTCGCAGCCGCCCCTTCCGCGAGCCACATCACACCGCGTCCATGGCCGCGATCATTGGCGGTGGGCGCCACGCGCGTCCCGGCGAGGTGTCTCTGGCCCACAACGGCGTACTTTTCATGGATGAGTTCCCCGAGTTTACTCGAACGGTGCTTGAAACCCTGCGCCAGCCGATTGAGACGGGCGAGGTGATGATCGCCCGCGCCAACGCCCATGTGAAATACCCCTGTCGTTTCATGCTGGTGGCCGCGGCAAACCCTTGTAAATGCGGCTATCTACCTGACCCGGCTCGCGCCTGCGCCCGTGTTCCAGCCTGCGGCGAAGACTATATGGGCCGCATTTCGGGCCCGCTGATGGACCGTTTTGATCTGCGCGTCGACGTGCCACCGGTCAGCTATACAGACCTTAACCTGCCCCCAAGCTCCGAAGGCTCTGCCGAGGTCGCCACAAGGGTCGCCGCCGCCCGGGCACGACAACTCACGCGCTATTCCGGGCAGGGCGGGATGTCGGCCAACGCCGATGTTTCGGGTGACATGTTAGAAGCAATCGTAAGCCCAGACACCGAAGCCCGCGAACTGCTGATCCGCGCCGCAGAACGTTTCCGGCTTTCCGCGCGCGGCTATCACCGGGTGTTGCGTGTGGCGCGCACCATCGCGGATCTGGAGGGCGTGGCGGAGGTACGCCGCCCCCATATGGCCGAAGCGATCAGTTTTCGCCTGCCCGATCCCGCGGCAGGGCGTTGA
- a CDS encoding alpha/beta hydrolase: MRADWRDLPGAGSALWLTPSCVLENRVILYIHGGGFVFGSPETHRAMVARLALLTDARAVLPRYGRVPDAVFPKPAEDVRAAWNALRQMGIAAQDIVIGGDSAGGALVFDLLAQLCGEGAALPVGAFAFSPLLDMTFSGGSFSNNAESDVLLPAVRAAKMAQLYLQGQSATSPRASPLFADFNNAPAVWLTVSDSEILRDDSQRFAARLQEAGVPVTLEEAHDLPHVWPLFQNHLPEARQTLASLADWINALPRDRAGEN, encoded by the coding sequence GTGCGAGCGGATTGGCGGGATTTGCCGGGCGCAGGGTCGGCGCTCTGGCTTACGCCGTCGTGCGTTCTAGAAAACCGCGTTATCCTTTACATCCATGGCGGTGGATTTGTATTTGGCAGCCCTGAGACCCACCGCGCCATGGTTGCGCGATTGGCCTTGTTAACCGATGCGCGGGCAGTGCTGCCGCGCTATGGCCGGGTGCCCGATGCGGTCTTCCCCAAACCTGCGGAAGATGTCCGTGCGGCTTGGAATGCGCTGCGCCAAATGGGCATTGCGGCACAGGATATCGTGATCGGCGGCGACAGCGCGGGGGGTGCCTTGGTCTTTGATCTGCTGGCGCAGCTTTGTGGTGAAGGGGCCGCGCTGCCTGTTGGGGCCTTTGCGTTTTCACCTTTGCTGGATATGACTTTTTCAGGCGGCAGTTTTTCAAATAATGCCGAAAGCGACGTGCTTTTGCCTGCGGTCCGCGCAGCAAAGATGGCGCAACTTTACCTTCAAGGGCAAAGCGCAACCAGCCCGCGTGCCAGCCCGCTTTTCGCTGATTTCAACAACGCCCCGGCAGTCTGGCTTACCGTAAGCGACAGCGAGATTCTGCGCGATGACAGCCAGCGTTTCGCCGCGCGACTGCAGGAGGCGGGCGTGCCCGTTACCTTGGAAGAGGCCCATGATTTGCCCCATGTCTGGCCGTTGTTTCAGAACCATCTGCCAGAAGCGCGGCAAACTCTTGCCTCCCTCGCCGATTGGATCAACGCCCTGCCGCGGGATCGGGCAGGCGAAAACTGA
- the gshB gene encoding glutathione synthase produces the protein MKIAFQMDPIGDVNINADSSFRLAEEAQARGHELFFYTPDHLAYQEGRITARGYDFTVQRVQGDHAHFGEEREVDLADFDVVWLRQDPPFDMHYITSTHLLDRLKETTLVVNDPFWVRNYPEKLMVLDFPQLTPPTTIARDLSTIKAFKAKHGDVILKPLYGNGGAGVFRLDANDRNLTSLHELFTGFSREPLIVQKFLPAVSKGDKRVILVDGEAVGAINRVPAEGETRSNMHVGGRPEKVGLTERDLEICAAIGPLLKEKGQVFVGIDVIGDYLTEINVTSPTGIQELERFDGVNIAGKIWEAIEARRG, from the coding sequence ATGAAGATCGCCTTTCAGATGGACCCGATCGGGGACGTGAACATTAATGCCGACAGCAGCTTTCGGCTTGCCGAAGAAGCGCAAGCGCGGGGGCATGAACTGTTTTTCTACACGCCTGATCATTTGGCTTATCAAGAGGGGCGGATCACGGCGCGGGGGTATGACTTTACCGTGCAGCGTGTGCAGGGAGACCACGCCCACTTCGGAGAAGAGCGAGAGGTCGATCTGGCCGACTTTGACGTGGTATGGCTACGTCAAGATCCGCCGTTCGACATGCATTACATCACGTCTACCCATCTATTGGACCGGCTGAAAGAGACCACACTGGTGGTCAACGATCCCTTCTGGGTGCGGAACTACCCAGAGAAACTGATGGTGCTCGACTTCCCGCAACTGACGCCTCCGACCACGATCGCGCGTGATCTCTCTACGATCAAAGCCTTCAAGGCCAAGCATGGCGATGTGATCCTAAAGCCGCTTTACGGCAATGGCGGGGCTGGGGTGTTCCGGCTTGATGCCAATGACCGCAATCTGACCTCTTTGCATGAACTCTTTACCGGATTTTCCCGAGAGCCGCTGATCGTGCAAAAATTTCTGCCTGCCGTGTCGAAGGGGGACAAGCGTGTCATCCTTGTGGACGGAGAGGCCGTGGGCGCAATCAACCGTGTTCCAGCAGAGGGTGAAACGCGGTCGAACATGCATGTGGGCGGGCGGCCAGAGAAGGTCGGGCTAACCGAACGTGATCTAGAAATTTGCGCGGCCATCGGCCCCTTGCTGAAAGAAAAGGGTCAGGTTTTCGTCGGCATCGATGTGATCGGCGACTACCTGACAGAGATTAACGTGACCTCTCCCACCGGCATTCAGGAACTGGAACGGTTTGACGGTGTGAACATCGCTGGCAAGATCTGGGAGGCAATCGAGGCCCGCCGCGGGTGA
- a CDS encoding YraN family protein — translation MRTAAKRQRGRMAYHAGIAAENRIAQDYERRGFAIARRRWRGRAGEIDLILRDGAALIFVEVKQSRSFARAAESLSPRQMRRIYRSAEEFLAGEPAGSLTEVRFDVALVDGQGATEIIENAFGHG, via the coding sequence ATGCGAACTGCAGCCAAGCGTCAACGGGGCCGCATGGCCTATCATGCCGGGATCGCTGCCGAGAATAGGATCGCGCAAGACTATGAAAGACGTGGCTTTGCCATCGCACGTCGTCGCTGGCGTGGCCGCGCCGGAGAGATTGATTTGATCCTGCGTGATGGGGCCGCCTTGATCTTTGTTGAGGTGAAGCAAAGCCGGAGTTTCGCACGCGCGGCGGAAAGCCTTTCACCCCGACAGATGCGGCGTATCTACCGCTCTGCCGAAGAATTTCTTGCCGGTGAACCTGCTGGCAGCCTGACCGAAGTGCGCTTTGATGTGGCACTCGTTGACGGGCAGGGGGCGACCGAAATCATCGAAAACGCCTTTGGCCACGGCTGA
- the rsmI gene encoding 16S rRNA (cytidine(1402)-2'-O)-methyltransferase: MKFLKTELAPGLYFVGVPIGTARDITLRALDTLASADLLAAEDTRSLRRLMEIHGVPLSGRKVLALHDHSGTSVQERLIAAIREGKSVAYASEAGMPLIADPGFELGRAAAAAGVMLTCAPGPSAVLTALALGGLPTDAFFFAGFLPNSKSARIAALEKLRDVPGTLVFYESPKRLGAMLRDAATALGAERQAAMCRELTKKFEEVQRDTLENLAEIHQAKAPKGEVVVLIDRGRSDSVNQVDLETDLQRALKELSMRDAVDLVAQAHGLPRRQVYQAALALGKD; encoded by the coding sequence TTGAAATTCCTCAAGACAGAGCTAGCCCCGGGACTGTATTTCGTGGGCGTCCCAATCGGCACGGCGCGCGATATCACGTTGCGCGCGCTGGACACGCTCGCCTCGGCGGATCTGTTGGCGGCAGAGGACACCCGCAGCCTGCGCCGGCTGATGGAAATTCACGGTGTGCCACTTTCAGGCCGCAAGGTTCTAGCCCTGCATGATCACAGCGGCACATCCGTGCAAGAGCGGCTTATCGCGGCAATCCGAGAGGGCAAATCGGTCGCCTATGCGTCCGAGGCCGGGATGCCGCTTATTGCCGATCCGGGCTTTGAATTGGGGCGTGCCGCCGCCGCCGCCGGGGTGATGCTGACCTGCGCTCCCGGCCCCTCAGCGGTGTTGACGGCGTTGGCGCTGGGCGGTTTGCCCACAGATGCATTTTTCTTTGCGGGCTTCCTGCCCAATAGCAAATCTGCGCGTATTGCCGCCTTGGAAAAGCTGCGCGATGTGCCGGGGACTTTGGTTTTCTACGAATCACCAAAGCGGCTTGGGGCGATGCTGCGCGATGCTGCAACCGCGCTGGGCGCAGAACGACAGGCTGCGATGTGCCGGGAGTTGACTAAGAAATTTGAAGAGGTTCAACGCGATACGCTGGAAAACCTAGCCGAGATTCATCAAGCGAAAGCGCCAAAAGGTGAGGTGGTCGTGCTTATTGATCGCGGTCGTTCAGATTCTGTTAATCAAGTTGACCTAGAAACTGATTTGCAACGGGCGCTGAAGGAACTGTCGATGCGCGATGCTGTCGATTTGGTGGCGCAGGCGCATGGTCTGCCCCGGCGGCAGGTCTATCAGGCGGCATTGGCGCTCGGCAAAGATTAG